AAATAATAGAACGATTCTCAAGTATATATATGGTCTTGTTAGTTCTATACCTTGATTTCCATGTCAAGGATTCTATATCGGTTAGTGAGAGAAGTTTCTAATATAACCCCTTTATATATGATGGATTTCTTTGGGTTAGGACTCTCAAACTCTGTTTTAGACATGACTAGTTATCAGTTTCTTTGTAAGCAAAAGCTTATGAATGGAAGTTGTTAATGGCTAGGAGTAAGGTGGATGATATGAAACTCAACATTAACCATGTTTAACTCTTTTATAATCCTACATTCAACCCATGACTCAAGTCCCTAGTCTGCGAGATTAAGAAGCCGAAATAGTTAAGAAGAAGActgttattttactttttcttcaaCAGTTTAGAAAACATATATACAAGAGTGTGAAATTGCATTCAAATGAAATTCTGCAATGGAGTAAAATCCTTGGAATCACAAGCACAGATAGCTTCATCAAGTTGCCATAAAGGGTGGAAGGATGGCAGAATTGGTGGCTGCCCCTTCATCCCATTCCAGTCCATGCCACCATTCCTTGCTGCCATAGACTCTTGGCAGGGCCGAGACACCGTGAGTTTTGAGTGGCAGCTTCTTCAGTTTTGGACAGTCCATCACTGCAATCCTCTCCAAGGAAGGAAAAGCCAGAGCCTCCTGGGATATGCTTCTTAATTGCGGGAGGTCTCGGATGGACATTGTTCTAAGGCTTGGAAAGGCCATCAGGTCCTCCTCTATCATTTCATCCCCACATATCAATTCCTCCATTTCACTGCAGTAGAATATGTAGAGTACTTCAAGCCTGGGCAGTTGTAAAATCCATGAGACATTCTTCAACTTATGGCAGTACCAAATGCTTATGGATCGAAGATTCTGGAGGCATTCTCGAGTAACCGAGTTCCTCCATACCCTGGTTAAGTTGGGAAGGCCATGTAAGGAGAGAACCTCAAGGCTTGGCAGCCAGTTCCTTCCGGCCCCTACACCAATCGCCAAGTACTTCAAATCATAGCAGTTATTGATGCTGAGCCGCCTTAGTTTCTTGCCATCACCAGAAGCCGATGAAAATTGTAAATAGAATAACCCTTCACATTCCTTGATATATAGATACTTTATACACTTCAGCAGAGTGTTCAAACGAGAAAGCCTCCTCAGGGTAGTGGATTCAATTACAGTAATCCCAAGGGTGGAAAGGTGTCTCAAGCCTTCCAAATCTGCAAAGCTAGCATCACTCTCAGGGGCATCACAATTGAGCGCTTCCCAGCCCCCATAACtgtaataaaaattcaagactCTCAACTGGGAAAGTCTGGATATCGCCTCATGTGGGATTGTTCTAAGAGAATGCGTTCGTTGCAGATCCAAAAGCCTCAGCTTTGCCAGACTTCCTAGCTCTTTAGGCAATGCAGTTAGCTTAGTCCCTGAGAGATCTAGATGACGCAACTCGACTAATTCACCGATGCTCACAGGGATCTCTTTTAGACTGGTGAATGACAGATCCAGGACTCTAAGAACTGGCATAAAATGGAAAAACCCAACTGTGATTCTGTTTAAACCGCTGTTCCATTGAAGCAGCAAGGTTGATAAGCTGGGGCAATCTGGTATTTCTGATAGAGCAGTGATCCCATTATCTAACAATGAAATCCTTTCTGCAAATCTCCAGTTCTCTACTCTGGGTGCTTCAGTCAGGCCTATGCTGGGCTGtatgagaaacttcttttcATTTCTCCCATACCCAGATGATATCCATAAGGCAAAGCTTCGGACGACATCATGCATCTTCACTTGGGTTTTCTCTTCACCATTTTCCAGTAAGCATGCAACTTTCAGAGATCCAATAACAGCATGTCCCTTGTTCTGGACATTACCATCATGGGAGCTGTCTAAAAATCCCTCCCCAACCCAATACTCTACAAGCTGTTCTTTCTCAATGGAGAAGTCTTCAGGGAATAAGGAACAATACAAGAAGCATGATCTCAGCGTATCGTTATCCAAATTGTCATAGCTGAACTTTAAGAGAGTAAAGACATCTTCCATACCTCTGAGTTCTGATGGAGAATTGTCCAGTAGTTCTATTGCATACTTCCACTCCTCCTCTGTTTCTTTGTTTGCCATGGCCCTTCCAATTGTGATTAAGGCAAGTGGAAGGCCTCCACATTTTTTGACAATCTTCTCAGCATGAGGGCGGATGGAGGATAAATCCAAGAGCTCCTTTTTACCTACTTTTTCTTGGAAGAGTTGCCATGATTCCTTCTCTTCCAAGAATTCTACTTTCAGTTTCCTGTGAGCATCCATATCACTGCATACATCCATTGACCGGGTGGTGAAAATCACCTTGCATTTGTTTTGCTGGTCAGCAAGAGGAATGCCAATGTTCTCTAGATCAAGTTCTTCCCAAACATCATCCAGCAATAGTAAGAACCTTTTCCTTCTCATTACCCGGCATATCTTCAAAGCTCGCTGTTCTTGAGTCTCATCTTCTTCCCAAGACAACCCCAACCTTGCCCCAACAGCTTGTTGGATCTTATCAGCAACAAAGTCCTTAGACACCAAAACCCATATCACCACATCGAAATCATGGGTTTTGGTAAGGAATTCATTGTTTATGTTCTTCAAGAGGGCAGTTTTCCCAACACCCCCCATTCCATAAATTCCAATAATTCCAACTGCATCGTCTGCAAGGAACTGCCTAACCTTCTCCAACATTACATCTAGGCCATACATTGGCCTAGTAGGTATCTCCTTGACTGCATCAGGAGGTGATCCAGAATCGGCAACAGTATCAAAGGTGCCTCTGTCCACAAGTTCTCCTACACCCCTGAGCTTCTTGGCAACTTTCGTGCTTAGCTTATATCTTGAAGAACAATTTGCATGGCAGCAACCCACACATCGCCTTTGCTGCTGCTGCCTGAAACGTTCCTCCATCACGCTTACTTCATCTTCAATGGCTTGGACCTCTTCTAACCACCATTTCACCTGGTTTCTGGCTGTTAACCCGTTTAACTCAGCCTGGTCAACGCATCTCTTCAGGTCATCCCTTGTGTCCTTCAACTTCTTTATTTCAGCTCTGAGGGTGTGAACCCTTTCATCCAAATTCCAAAAATTGCTTATCCTTGCGGCAACGGGTTTGCTCAAGCCAGAAATGATGCCATTGATGACAATAGAGAAAACCTCCATGGATAAAATACTCAATATTATCTACACACAACGGCAAAGACCAGATAATACACAGACAAAAAACATTCAAGAGCAGAAAGGCATTATTGCCAAGTCTTTCACAGTCTAGACCTGTCCTCAATGTGACCTGATCTTCATCCATTAGAGTCTAGGGCCGGCTTTCTTGAACACTCAAAGTTGACTCCCTTATTTTCCATTTGTAGACCCACTTAGATATTTTGATTATTCTTATAATTAATGGTGGTAATTTTAGACAGCATAGCCACCACCATTGACTACCATTTTGCAAGGTTCCATGACTGTTAATCCTCAAGTTGAAAACAAGCCAATTGACAACTCCATTGTTAATGATCAAGTTGCTGATTTTGTAAGAAGTTTTGACTTCCATTTTTCGGTCATCTCACAATTTTTTATCCTTAGACTATGCAGTTATAAtgtttttcaaatgaattcttTCATTGAACCCTTTAAAAAGTATATCATGTATGAATATTCTCAGTTTTGTAAACGACTGTAAAATCACTGCAGAAGAAGGATAGGTCTTGTTTCTATTAACGGAGTGCTCTATTTTCTAACAGGTATCAAGGCTCCCCTGAAACTTGCCTAGAAACTCCTTGTTGAGTTGGTTCCACACTTCTTAACATTCCCTGTAGAATCAGTTCTAAAAGATTATCACCAGTATAATCCCCATAATTTTCTGGAAGCATTAGACATCATTGCACACTTTAATGTCTTAATTAGCTTCAACATGAGTGAACCTGTATTTTGTGTATAATAGTAATTTAGGATTTGGTTTTACTTGTGGCTTTAACCATCTCATCTTAAACTTAATTAATGTTGAGTAAGAAATCttgccaaaacaaaaaatttagcaTCCGACATCCTTAGTAACCATGCTCCACATGAATCCTAAGCCAAGGCTATTTCCAAAGCTTTCTTGACACCCATCTCAAGCATAAATGCTCTCATGATTTGAACCCATAATCCTTGactcatttatcaattttaggATCGAAATTTGGTCATATCCACCAATGTCCAATGAGGAATGTGAAACCTTTGCGGCATTGAACATCAAGtcctaaataatatttatatgaaaggAAACAATTGTTCAACTCTTAAATGAGTTTCTGTCTTCCTAATTTCATAAAAGGTGTCTGTTTATTTAGCACTATAATTCGATGAGACAAAATGAGGACATTATATTTGTATGAAAGGATGGTTGTAATATCTCACATCGATTGAAGGAAGAAGTTACTGACCCTTCATATGTATTGAACTTCTTTCAATTATATGtatgtgttttaaaattataaaaatctatTGAACCCAAAGTGAATAATATCTACACAAGAAAGAGAGGATCGCTATAAAACTTCATCCATCCTAACCCGGGCCTGTTTCCAAGCACTTTTGATCAGTAACAACAATTCTCAATTCAAACAATGTTAGTGATGTAGAtcagttggaaaaaaaaaacatggtcttttaaactttataatCCTTATTGAATTGGGATCTATTGGATTAACTCAGCAACCTCTTCATAAAGGATGGTGGGAGATCACTGAACAGTTGGATAAACTTCCTTGAATGGCAAAGGAGGATGCAATGGAAACTGGAGCCAGAAAGATAGCTGACCTGTCTTTTAGAATCAATCCATGCAGTTCTATAGGTTTCactttaaaaaggaaaaacattaGTATCATGATGAATGCAAACTTTTGGATAGATGCCGAGaagaacaaaataaatgaatagattTCAAGCAAGTTAATGATATAAACCATGGAACTTTCAGGGGCACCACAATTTAACCTCAGAGCTGCAGCTCAGATACTGTTATCATTGGATTTCTTTGATAAGTTACAAAATCACCATTCTTGGAGAACCAGATGCTTATTACTGATTGAAGGTAGAATTCTCTTCACAAAGAGGATTATTTAGACTCTACAATGAACAAAATTCGGTTCATACAATTTTGATGTCAGCAGACTCTGTTCTCAATACCCCCAATCTTATCCTATATCCATGCAACCATGTATCCTAAAAGTAACATTAAGGATGAAGAAAGGTGCTGAGTTGCACCTAAGCTACAAACAATTGTGAACTCAAGAAAACAACAGTTTGGATCACTTTGATGGCCGTTATTGATGAGATGGCTGATAAGAactttctgaaaaaaaaatacccatGTATCTAGAGCAGCATTGACTCTGGATTCTCAATATAGCCTTTGAATGCTTTCAACCACTCAGCACCAATGGCACCTACAAGCACAGTATGAACAGAAAGGTCAGGGCATAATAGTACCATCACATAACTGAATGCACCAACTTGAATGTTTTTTACATCTTCAggggatattttgaaaataaagatgaGTATGAGTCAAATTCTCGCTTTTTGCATTCAGTTAAGATGGAGACCCACATCCCGATTCATTTAATGATAAAAAGGTGATACGAGTTCTTTAGGAGATCAAGAATACTCCATTAAACCTCTCATGAGATTCCTAAAAATGAACTTGATGACTTGTGAAGAAACTACCTACCATCAATTACACGGTGATCACAGCTCAAGGTGACAGGCATGAACGAAGCATACTTGAATTGGTCAGGACCCACACCAGGTATTACCCTCTTCTCAGCTGGTCAAGAAAATTGTACAGTGCTTagtaaaagtaaaacaaaactAATGATAGTCCAGGTAAAAGCAACAGGCCAAcagaaaatggaagaagaagaagaagaagatgaaggcaATGATCAGCTGCAGCATACCAGACCCAACTGCGAGGATGCCGGATTGGGGAGGATTGATTATGGCACAAAATTGTTTGACTCCAAATGGTCCTCCCAAGTTCGAAACAGTAAAGGTGCCTCCCTGCATATATGATGATCATGAAGTTCATTTAAAAGACCATGATACAATCAACCATCCATTGATGGCCAATTAGAAGGTAATGCAGTTACCTCATAGTCTTCAGATTTCAGGCTGTTATCTTTGGCCTTCTGTGCTAAATGTTTGATCTCTTCAGCAATTTTAGATAATCCTTTCTTGTCTGCATCCTGCAAAGAAACAGTACTGTTTCTCAAGCTTGTTGCATACACTTACAAATGGAtctaaaacaaagaaagaaaactaaaaccCACCCTGACAACTGGGACATAAAGCCCATTGTCGGTCTGAACAGCAACATTTATGTTCACATTGTGGTACCTGAATCATTTGTCACAGTTAAATATGACAATAAATGTAACACCACTAAATGGTTAACTTATAATAAATACGATAAGAACACACTGAAGCCTGCTACAAGGGTCAAGTGGGCTTGCTGAAAACTGAAGCACAAgcaaatagtaattttaaagaagttattttctttcacttcctaaaaaataaacttcTGGTAAGTTTTTAAGAAGATTTGAATTGTCTATTTACTATTGTTTTTATACTCACTGGCGGATGTAATCATTGGTCCAGGAACTATTGCACTGAGGAACTTTGCGAAGAGCCAAAGCAGCAGCCTGTCATCAAGGTCCCATTGAAGTTTATGCCACAAGCATAAAAGTATAATTGAAATGACAAGAAATCTTTGATCATGAACATTTGCAGTGAGTGTTAGATGGTGTGATGTGTTCTAAAGTTCCTCCagaacaaaaataatcaaaatgcCAATCTTCACATCTCAGAAGTAAACTATCTCAATCTTAAAGACAACATACCTTTATGACAAGATCATTTACAGATATCCGCTTGCCACCTGAAGCTTCTTGGAGTGTATTAAGCTGGCTCCGCAATCTACAATGCACAAGCAGCAATTGTTTAGATCATACTCATAAAAgggaaattaaaaaggaaagatgAACTTTTTGTTGAATGCTCACTCCATCAGCTTGTCAACACAAGTGTCCACGGTTAAATAATAATGAGGAATAGTTTGCTTTGATAGCAGCAAGCGTGAAGCAGTGACCTGAAGAGGGTTTTGAATATCCAGATATCAGTATCATTAAGCTTGATCAATGCAACCATCCACTAATTTGGATAATTTCAAACATATTACCTTTCTTATCTGAGTATGAGGAAGGTCAGTGTAATCTAAAGTTGCTGCCTCAGAGAATGGTGTTGTGGCTTCCTTCCCATAAGAAGCTATGACATTGTAAAAACACAACCAAGCAAATTGATTAACCACTATGGTACTCAAAGAGTGAGATTGTACCCATGatatctaaaaaaagaaaaataaaaaagataaagactCAGAAAAACCATTCGTCAAAGTTATACttcaattgaataataaaatggtaaacatcaaatgaaaatgaaaatgaaaaaccaaGAATTATTTTGCTTAAGACCAAGATCACAGTAGCAGCCAAATCGACTCCTAATACAGTGGGTAAGAAGACCTGAAGTGGTATTATTACCATCTAAATGTacttggaaaataaaatattaagtaaaatTTATATTACTGCATTAacttaacaaataaaatatttgcatCAATGGGGAAAAGGCACTCctattttaacttttcttgCCATACCAAACATCTATATTCATGCCATTTCATTTCTACTTAAGTACTTAAGACAGCATTGTCTCCATAATTGTTGATTATCTAGCTAAATTAATCAAGCAAGTAACAGGATAATCTGCAAAAGCACATAGAGAAAAGCATACCCAAATAATCTTCAATATCAGCCTTCACAATGCGTCCATCAGGACCCGTCCCTTTGATGCTTTGAAGAGGAACCTGAATAAGGAAAGAGATATTACATTAAACatcaaaataaaacataaatgcCTCATGAATATATATCATTACAAAAGCAAACTTAAATGTCATCATATGGAGAAATAATAAGGTCCCATGGATGGGCCTTATTTTGGTGGtagtaataaaatttttacacCAAAAGATGCAGTGACTAACATTGTGATCTTCAGCTAACTTTTTTGCAAGAGGACTGGAAAAAATGCGATCTCCTGCTTTGGAACTTTCAACAGCTTTTGAAACATTTGGCTGAGGTGAACTGGCAGGCTTCTCTGCCACTTCTTTCATGGGAGGAGGAGAAGCAGATGACTTTTTACCCCCATCAGCTGCACCCCCTtttggagcttcataacccTTGAATTTGGCAATATCATCCTCCTCTTCAACAGTTATAGCAATCACCTATGTTAAGAACATATGCCGCTTCAAACAAAAAATCCAAACTTTAAATGGCAAATAAATTGTTAATTGCAATAGAAATGGTGCATTAATTTGAATTGAAAGTCTGCAAAATGTTAGATCATATTGAACATGCCTTTGAAGCATGAATTTCCAATAGCCAAAGAAGTTTATAAGAGTCAAAAGTAACAGAAGTAGAATAAGTTCTTGTAAGGGAGTATGTGATTTATGAAgacagaaagagaaaaaaagaccAAAGAACATCTGTGAGTCAGCAGATAAGCATACATTATTGCACCAAAGTAATCAGTAAATTCAAGAACAATGAgataaaaaatgacaaaagaaatGGCATAAATGATGCAAAACTTAAATCCTAAAAGAAGCTTTTGTGTTGCAAACTGCAAACTAAAAAACCGAGGACACAAGTGCACTGGCCCATCATATGACAATACAAGTTAAAGAGATCTATACCAATATATTTTAGAACTACGTGCTACTAAAACAATATGTCAGCATTCAGAAGACTACCTGCCCAACTTTGATCTCTTTTGCCCCATCTCCAAGTACTATCTTAGCAAGATATCCTTCCTCCATGCATTCCATCTCAACAGTTGCTTTATcctataaaatgattaaaaatttgaCAGGATGACTTTACATAAACCTGGATCATTGATCAACTAGTAAATTTGAAAAAGGGGACAGCTACAAGGACCCTACCGTTTCAACTTCACACAATACTTCTCCAGGAGAAATTTTATCTCCCTCTTTCTTCAGCCACCTCGCAATATTTCCCTGCATGGCAACAATACATAAGCATCTAGTTGGCAAAGACAACTTTGTACCCAGAATCTAAATGATTTTGAATGCTTCTAAAGGTACATGCCTCTGTCATTGTAGGGGAGAGAGAAGGCATACCAATCTCTTGGTGTGGAGGAAGTCCTGAGAAAACATTGCAAAAAATCTCAACAATGAGGATAATGGATGATGCCATTATTAATGCATAAGAAGAGTATTTATAAACTCAAGCCAAAAATACTACTCATGAATCATGATACAACAGAATCATCTTTGATTcgaaaagaaaatgaacaatCATTACTAGGACACAAACAATTTTTAAGTAAGAAACAGAAACAAAAAGTAAAGCACTCTTTCTCCTTTGATTAGCATCACATTATGAAACTAAgttttgagaaaaaagaaaaaagattttagCAAAATGGACACTGCAATGAAAACCATTTATCTAATGAAATTGATTAAAACCTGGACTTGTTAAAGGACAAACAAAGGCCTGATGTACAAATCAAACAAAGTAAACCGACCATACCTGCATCTGTTGCAAAACCTCTTATCAGGTGCATCTGCAAACTgaagaaataacaaaattaaaatagaacTTTCACATGTTAAGATAGAATCTAGTAatcaagcataaaaacaaaccATGAAAACCTTTTGTTGCTGATGGAACCAACCACTGGGATGCCCATTGTCTTTGCCATTCTTGAAATGTTCCCATTGAAACCTCTAACCCAACCAACCTACAAATGGAACAAAATTACATGTAATCATCTGTATATACCAAAAAGCAACAGCATTGATGCacactaaaataaaaaagaaacaaaccaaGAAAGTTACACTCACTATATAAATATTTGGATCTACAGCTCTATTAACCCCACTCAGTAGGCCATCAGTAGAAGAGTTAAAACCTCGTCTTCGAATCTCTATAAGGTCTGAAAAGCATTATAAACCCAACAAATAGAACAaaccttaacaaaatttgaacATTCACCATCCTACTGCAGTTGATCGAAAATGAAATCACACTCAATTCATCAACATCAAATACCCACCATCTCCCTTACCAATCGAAGAACAAGTTCCTCCAGAAAACCACCGAACCAGGATTGCCGGCTCACTTCGCAGTACATTGGAAGCATTCCTTATCTGTAAAACCCCGAGCCCATTAAACTTTTCCAGAGAAAAAATACACACAATTCTCCCAGAAACCACCTGATAGCTAATTAATAATCACAAAACAAGTGAAATAAGAGTAACATTATCAAAACAACGCCTTCAAATTCAACAAGAAGATCCAATGATCCCgtaatacaaaaattaaaaactaacctCGTTTTAATAATTCAAGCTAAAGCAACATAACCCACGATTAATTCCACAAATTAAattcagggaaaaaaaaaagaagtcaagaatcaagtaaaacaaaaattctcaAATGCATGGATACGATACGTCATAAGAGGATTAGAGTATGATTGTTAACGTGGAATTACCGAGATTAGAAACAGGATTAGGAAAAGCTAGTACCTTTCTGGAATGGGTGAGGAAACGAGATGCATACAACATCGTTTAGGGTTAGATTCTGGGTTTCTGGCAGCGCTTCCTGAACCTAGAGAGAGATTTAGGGAGATCAGGCTGCCGTGAACTGTTCATTTGCTACCTCCCCACTAAAatggaatatttttaaaatatagtaataataattattattattataataaaagtttacatgaaaaataatagaaacgacagaaaaaaaaaaaatatatatatatatatatataataattaaagttaataaattatttttattcattagtttaaacttattttacttttttttatttcatattttgttgcgtaaagattaaataatttaaaattatataaaaattatttttctaatgtgtttttttaataatttccaagaagttaaaaaaaaaattatgggaaGGAGCTAAAATCTAAATTTGTTTCAATTTGACTAAAAAATCTGTTTCAATTCTTcacattttttgtttatatgcACTTATAtgtaaatttaatatttgtcatggttttatgtaaaaataattcattttttacataaatattcttaattatttcatatgtttatatgtaaatttaaaaaaaaatgattagttttataataaaataattataatattttatcaaaataaaataaaataatagggTAGATTTTCACAATTGAATATTCAATaccttttaaccaaataacccACACCTTGAAAATTGCAACTTTTGGACAGCAATGTGGACCTTAATGGCAATTGGTGGGCTAGGAAGTAGGAAAGGCCAAAGTATGTTGACCTTA
Above is a window of Vitis vinifera cultivar Pinot Noir 40024 chromosome 11, ASM3070453v1 DNA encoding:
- the LOC100254298 gene encoding disease resistance protein RPS2 isoform X2 is translated as MEVFSIVINGIISGLSKPVAARISNFWNLDERVHTLRAEIKKLKDTRDDLKRCVDQAELNGLTARNQVKWWLEEVQAIEDEVSVMEERFRQQQQRRCVGCCHANCSSRYKLSTKVAKKLRGVGELVDRGTFDTVADSGSPPDAVKEIPTRPMYGLDVMLEKVRQFLADDAVGIIGIYGMGGVGKTALLKNINNEFLTKTHDFDVVIWVLVSKDFVADKIQQAVGARLGLSWEEDETQEQRALKICRVMRRKRFLLLLDDVWEELDLENIGIPLADQQNKCKVIFTTRSMDVCSDMDAHRKLKVEFLEEKESWQLFQEKVGKKELLDLSSIRPHAEKIVKKCGGLPLALITIGRAMANKETEEEWKYAIELLDNSPSELRDFSIEKEQLVEYWVGEGFLDSSHDGNVQNKGHAVIGSLKVACLLENGEEKTQVKMHDVVRSFALWISSGYGRNEKKFLIQPSIGLTEAPRVENWRFAERISLLDNGITALSEIPDCPSLSTLLLQWNSGLNRITVGFFHFMPVLRVLDLSFTSLKEIPVSIGELVELRHLDLSGTKLTALPKELGSLAKLRLLDLQRTHSLRTIPHEAISRLSQLRVLNFYYSYGGWEALNCDAPESDASFADLEGLRHLSTLGITVIESTTLRRLSRLNTLLKCIKYLYIKECEGLFYLQFSSASGDGKKLRRLSINNCYDLKYLAIGVGAGRNWLPSLEVLSLHGLPNLTRVWRNSVTRECLQNLRSISIWYCHKLKNVSWILQLPRLEVLYIFYCSEMEELICGDEMIEEDLMAFPSLRTMSIRDLPQLRSISQEALAFPSLERIAVMDCPKLKKLPLKTHGVSALPRVYGSKEWWHGLEWDEGAATNSAILPPFMAT
- the LOC100254298 gene encoding disease resistance protein RPS2 isoform X1, with the protein product MEVFSIVINGIISGLSKPVAARISNFWNLDERVHTLRAEIKKLKDTRDDLKRCVDQAELNGLTARNQVKWWLEEVQAIEDEVSVMEERFRQQQQRRCVGCCHANCSSRYKLSTKVAKKLRGVGELVDRGTFDTVADSGSPPDAVKEIPTRPMYGLDVMLEKVRQFLADDAVGIIGIYGMGGVGKTALLKNINNEFLTKTHDFDVVIWVLVSKDFVADKIQQAVGARLGLSWEEDETQEQRALKICRVMRRKRFLLLLDDVWEELDLENIGIPLADQQNKCKVIFTTRSMDVCSDMDAHRKLKVEFLEEKESWQLFQEKVGKKELLDLSSIRPHAEKIVKKCGGLPLALITIGRAMANKETEEEWKYAIELLDNSPSELRGMEDVFTLLKFSYDNLDNDTLRSCFLYCSLFPEDFSIEKEQLVEYWVGEGFLDSSHDGNVQNKGHAVIGSLKVACLLENGEEKTQVKMHDVVRSFALWISSGYGRNEKKFLIQPSIGLTEAPRVENWRFAERISLLDNGITALSEIPDCPSLSTLLLQWNSGLNRITVGFFHFMPVLRVLDLSFTSLKEIPVSIGELVELRHLDLSGTKLTALPKELGSLAKLRLLDLQRTHSLRTIPHEAISRLSQLRVLNFYYSYGGWEALNCDAPESDASFADLEGLRHLSTLGITVIESTTLRRLSRLNTLLKCIKYLYIKECEGLFYLQFSSASGDGKKLRRLSINNCYDLKYLAIGVGAGRNWLPSLEVLSLHGLPNLTRVWRNSVTRECLQNLRSISIWYCHKLKNVSWILQLPRLEVLYIFYCSEMEELICGDEMIEEDLMAFPSLRTMSIRDLPQLRSISQEALAFPSLERIAVMDCPKLKKLPLKTHGVSALPRVYGSKEWWHGLEWDEGAATNSAILPPFMAT